The following coding sequences are from one Arthrobacter crystallopoietes window:
- a CDS encoding glucose 1-dehydrogenase, producing the protein MNQPKQQQEVPGIQSEMTPVPDCGEESYRGMDKLKGKAAVITGGDSGIGRAVAIAFAREGADVLISYLSEDEDARDTARLVEEAGRKAVLVRGDLDTAEHCRKIVDTAVQEFGKIDILVNNAAYQMTHETIEEISDEEWEHTFKVNINAMFYLVKAALPHMAPGSSIIGSSSVNSDMPNPTLAPYAATKAAIANFSASLAQLLGEKGIRVNSVAPGPIWTPLIPSTMPPEKVESFGSNTPLGRAGQPAELAPTYVLLASEDGSYISGARIAVTGGRPIL; encoded by the coding sequence ATGAACCAGCCCAAGCAGCAGCAGGAAGTACCCGGGATCCAGTCCGAGATGACGCCGGTGCCCGACTGCGGCGAAGAGAGCTACCGCGGCATGGACAAGCTCAAGGGCAAGGCCGCGGTCATCACCGGCGGCGACAGCGGGATTGGCCGGGCCGTAGCCATCGCGTTCGCCCGCGAAGGCGCCGATGTGCTGATCTCCTACCTGAGCGAGGACGAGGACGCCCGCGACACGGCCCGGCTGGTGGAGGAGGCCGGCCGGAAAGCAGTCCTGGTGCGCGGCGACCTGGATACCGCGGAGCACTGCCGGAAGATCGTCGACACGGCCGTGCAGGAGTTCGGCAAGATCGACATTCTGGTCAACAATGCCGCCTACCAGATGACGCACGAGACGATCGAGGAGATCAGCGACGAGGAGTGGGAGCACACCTTCAAGGTGAACATCAATGCGATGTTTTACCTGGTCAAGGCGGCACTCCCCCACATGGCGCCGGGCTCCTCGATCATCGGTAGTTCCTCAGTGAACTCGGATATGCCGAACCCCACGCTGGCGCCCTATGCCGCCACCAAGGCGGCAATTGCCAACTTCTCCGCGAGCCTGGCGCAGCTGCTGGGCGAGAAGGGCATCCGGGTTAACAGCGTTGCCCCGGGTCCGATCTGGACTCCGCTGATCCCGTCGACCATGCCGCCGGAGAAAGTCGAATCCTTCGGGAGCAACACTCCGCTGGGCCGGGCCGGACAGCCCGCCGAACTGGCGCCGACCTACGTACTGCTGGCATCCGAGGACGGAAGCTATATCTCCGGCGCCCGGATTGCGGTCACCGGCGGCCGACCAATTCTGTAG
- a CDS encoding CsbD family protein, with product MGLDDKIGNAAERAGGKAKEAAGNATDDESLRAEGQTDQSKADLKDAGEKVKDAFKKD from the coding sequence ATGGGTTTGGATGACAAGATCGGCAACGCCGCAGAGCGTGCAGGCGGCAAGGCCAAGGAAGCAGCCGGAAACGCCACCGACGACGAGAGCCTGCGGGCCGAGGGCCAGACGGACCAGTCCAAGGCAGACCTCAAGGACGCCGGCGAGAAGGTCAAGGACGCTTTCAAGAAAGACTGA
- a CDS encoding DUF11 domain-containing protein, which translates to MPRHRRRVAARSRGSVRAKSGRQTALTTTRTALATAVMFAMLVLGWPAAAMATPTPSPTATATATAPADDNGAARTVKEPTDDSTTRELSTQAPELSGISPSPTPQTSPTAPDTTAPAETTTPAPDPAPAGTTQPPADPATPPPTTTTPEEVVPTTPPATTTPPVVSPPPTSVEPPATVDPPATGGTTTPPPPTDGGNVDIPVPPPVDEIDPGTPTETEAPPADTGEGNEETPDNTGGEATPETPGTPDGAGEPVAVAPNVTVIEGAPTPKQDANGNSLEEPEPRDDDDDNDGIKNADVLVNVDWQVNGRSASHEEVTSLGVSAHLMLAPAATNGAQFGVPAIGFEDGGSVTIKEGFSPGQQCRLLSRSLAGKALPDGGTTVPLKAGVNSFTISNALDCANQEGDLQLLKTAGTPVPVPGAAGSWSIGYDITVTNTSRSSDNTYSLSDTLGFGPGVTIKSATWTRTGGAPASGSWDSPDANRTTVLAPAGTVIGHSPDGSTVHTYSVHAVVGVPAGTRAAHLDCRIDSGRGTGLTSSVQLNGLSAEACQPLPVTLKATNSWNINGTVYAGGSQPDGFAAELVLPDGGGEPAPGKWGTVYEYDAGTRLALGANLTLPAGCAVADSDGLGKITKLMVGNEVAVTNTIDCQQQLTLIKAVGPQPPVGISPDDWKLSATPAGGEAAAVAGATGIAGSVAAGTAYDLSETAGFIGGTEFLASEWSCELDSGSGTLHQDGTIVVPSYGQSIVCSIVSSWEAPALNVTKSAREPVKVTGAGEGVWDVVYEVSVENPSVVAGATYNLTDTLDFGAGVDILNARWMLLGTPDGGEWPDPEADPAAVLATDRSLELLDSHLYLVNVRIKLDPRVPAEQLDCVADAASGTGLRNTVQLDGEGGGSICIPAPVGESAIPAAPKEGEPEVSPRNAERAEARFLPVPPLGGEPNEDQQPASPGDSETEAQLVAAEGVLRPQLLQLDPAFALSDTGTFSAIAAAMLLIGAYGAVLFAARKRP; encoded by the coding sequence GTGCCCCGGCACCGCCGGCGCGTAGCAGCCAGGAGCCGCGGCAGTGTCCGGGCGAAATCCGGCCGGCAGACCGCGCTGACGACAACGCGAACAGCCCTGGCCACGGCAGTCATGTTCGCCATGCTCGTGCTCGGCTGGCCCGCCGCCGCAATGGCCACGCCAACGCCATCACCCACCGCCACCGCTACGGCAACAGCTCCGGCCGATGATAACGGAGCCGCCAGGACGGTCAAGGAACCCACGGACGATTCCACCACCCGCGAGCTGAGCACGCAGGCGCCGGAGCTCTCCGGCATCTCACCATCGCCCACGCCGCAGACCTCGCCCACCGCTCCGGACACAACGGCTCCGGCGGAAACAACGACGCCCGCGCCGGACCCGGCTCCGGCAGGCACCACGCAGCCTCCCGCGGATCCGGCCACGCCACCACCAACAACGACGACGCCGGAAGAGGTCGTCCCGACCACGCCGCCTGCCACCACCACGCCGCCGGTTGTCAGCCCGCCGCCCACCTCGGTGGAGCCGCCGGCAACGGTTGACCCGCCGGCCACCGGCGGAACCACCACGCCCCCGCCTCCCACGGACGGCGGCAACGTCGACATTCCCGTCCCGCCGCCCGTCGACGAGATCGACCCGGGCACGCCCACGGAAACCGAGGCCCCGCCCGCGGACACCGGTGAAGGCAACGAGGAGACCCCGGACAACACCGGCGGCGAAGCCACCCCGGAGACCCCCGGCACCCCGGATGGTGCAGGAGAGCCCGTCGCGGTCGCCCCGAACGTCACCGTCATCGAAGGCGCGCCCACGCCCAAGCAGGACGCCAACGGCAACAGCCTCGAAGAGCCCGAGCCCCGCGACGATGACGATGACAATGACGGCATCAAGAACGCGGACGTACTGGTCAATGTGGACTGGCAGGTCAACGGCCGCTCCGCCAGCCACGAGGAAGTCACCAGCCTCGGTGTCAGCGCCCACCTGATGCTGGCCCCGGCCGCCACCAACGGCGCGCAGTTCGGCGTCCCGGCTATCGGCTTCGAGGACGGCGGCAGCGTCACCATCAAAGAGGGCTTCTCGCCCGGCCAGCAGTGCCGGCTGCTCTCCCGCTCGCTCGCCGGCAAGGCCCTCCCGGACGGCGGCACCACCGTCCCGCTCAAGGCAGGCGTCAACTCCTTCACCATCTCCAACGCCCTGGACTGCGCCAACCAGGAAGGTGACCTGCAGCTGCTGAAGACCGCGGGCACCCCGGTCCCGGTTCCGGGCGCTGCCGGCAGCTGGAGCATCGGCTACGACATCACCGTCACCAACACTTCCCGCAGCTCGGACAACACTTACAGCCTCTCGGACACGCTCGGCTTCGGTCCCGGCGTCACCATCAAGTCCGCCACCTGGACCCGCACCGGCGGCGCCCCGGCGTCGGGCTCCTGGGACAGCCCCGATGCCAACCGGACCACCGTCCTCGCCCCGGCCGGCACGGTGATCGGCCATAGCCCGGACGGCAGCACTGTCCACACCTACAGCGTGCACGCCGTGGTTGGCGTGCCCGCCGGTACCCGCGCCGCCCACCTGGACTGCCGGATCGACAGCGGCAGGGGCACCGGGCTGACCAGCTCCGTGCAGCTGAACGGGCTCAGCGCCGAGGCCTGCCAGCCGCTGCCCGTGACCCTCAAAGCGACCAACAGCTGGAACATCAATGGCACCGTGTACGCCGGCGGCAGCCAGCCCGATGGATTCGCGGCCGAGCTGGTCCTGCCGGACGGCGGGGGAGAGCCGGCCCCGGGCAAGTGGGGCACCGTGTATGAGTACGACGCCGGCACACGCCTTGCGCTCGGTGCCAACCTCACGCTGCCGGCCGGCTGCGCCGTGGCTGACTCGGACGGCCTCGGCAAGATCACCAAGCTGATGGTCGGCAACGAGGTCGCCGTCACCAACACCATCGACTGCCAGCAGCAGCTCACCCTGATCAAGGCCGTCGGCCCGCAGCCGCCGGTCGGCATCAGCCCGGATGACTGGAAGCTCTCCGCCACCCCGGCCGGTGGCGAAGCAGCTGCCGTCGCCGGTGCCACCGGTATTGCCGGCAGCGTGGCCGCCGGCACCGCCTATGACCTTTCCGAAACGGCCGGCTTCATTGGCGGCACGGAGTTCCTCGCCAGCGAGTGGTCCTGCGAACTGGACAGCGGCAGCGGCACCCTGCACCAGGACGGGACCATCGTGGTCCCTTCCTACGGGCAGAGCATAGTCTGCTCCATCGTCAGCAGCTGGGAAGCCCCGGCCCTGAATGTCACCAAGTCCGCCCGCGAGCCGGTCAAGGTCACCGGCGCCGGGGAGGGCGTCTGGGACGTGGTGTACGAGGTGTCCGTGGAGAATCCGTCCGTGGTTGCCGGTGCCACCTATAACCTGACCGACACGCTGGACTTCGGCGCCGGCGTGGACATTTTGAACGCGCGATGGATGCTTTTGGGAACACCCGACGGCGGCGAATGGCCTGATCCCGAAGCGGATCCTGCCGCTGTGCTCGCCACCGACCGCAGCCTGGAACTGCTGGACAGCCACCTCTACCTGGTCAACGTCCGCATCAAGCTGGATCCGAGGGTCCCGGCCGAGCAACTGGACTGCGTGGCCGACGCCGCATCGGGAACCGGCCTGCGGAACACCGTGCAGCTTGACGGAGAGGGCGGCGGCAGCATCTGCATCCCGGCGCCCGTCGGGGAGTCCGCTATCCCGGCAGCGCCGAAGGAAGGCGAACCGGAAGTCAGCCCTCGGAATGCCGAACGGGCAGAAGCCCGCTTCCTGCCCGTTCCGCCGCTCGGCGGCGAGCCAAACGAGGACCAGCAGCCGGCCAGCCCCGGAGACTCGGAGACCGAGGCGCAGCTAGTGGCAGCGGAGGGCGTGCTTCGTCCGCAGCTCCTACAGCTGGATCCCGCGTTCGCTCTGTCCGATACAGGTACCTTCTCCGCCATCGCCGCGGCGATGCTCCTGATCGGCGCGTACGGCGCAGTACTCTTCGCAGCCCGCAAACGCCCCTGA
- a CDS encoding carboxylate-amine ligase, whose translation MRSFGVEEELLLVDPIRGHVIPRASSLMYRYRWQQPQTAQNLPAGPSSTAFTGPLLATEFQQEQIEVISRPHSSLKELSADIRAGRALADACAREVGARTVALATSPLPAVPHAAPDARVSTMTARYGLTAREQLTCGCHVHVGVDSDEEGVAVLDRIRIWLPVLAALGSNSPFSQGVDTGYASFRGQAWSRWPLTGPLEILGSAAAYHRLIEHILATGVVLDKAMLYFDARVSSKYPTVEIRVSDVCLDADDTVLIAALARALVEAAVRGWQSGKAPEPVPVAILRLAAWQASRWGTEGDLLHPVTGMPCKAAYVVGLLLEHVGEALTDYGDDAQVQQLYGQLLHRGTGARQQRDALERTGSLEGVVAEAVRRTHPQNFGIIHSATGRKGTS comes from the coding sequence ATGCGCAGTTTCGGAGTCGAAGAAGAGCTGCTGTTAGTTGACCCCATCAGGGGACATGTGATTCCCCGCGCCAGCTCACTCATGTACCGCTATCGCTGGCAGCAGCCGCAAACGGCGCAAAACCTTCCTGCGGGTCCCTCCTCTACGGCATTTACCGGTCCCCTGCTGGCAACGGAATTCCAGCAGGAGCAGATTGAAGTCATCAGCAGGCCGCACAGCTCCCTGAAAGAGCTCAGCGCTGATATCAGGGCTGGGAGAGCGCTGGCCGACGCGTGTGCCAGGGAGGTTGGCGCACGGACGGTTGCCTTGGCCACCTCGCCCCTGCCAGCGGTTCCGCACGCTGCACCGGATGCTCGTGTCAGCACGATGACCGCCCGTTATGGACTGACGGCCAGGGAGCAGCTGACCTGCGGCTGCCACGTCCACGTCGGCGTGGACTCGGACGAGGAAGGTGTGGCGGTTCTGGACCGCATCCGAATCTGGCTGCCCGTCCTGGCAGCACTGGGCAGCAACTCGCCGTTCTCGCAGGGAGTCGACACCGGCTACGCCAGTTTCCGAGGACAGGCATGGTCACGGTGGCCGTTAACCGGCCCGTTGGAGATCTTGGGCTCGGCGGCTGCCTACCACCGATTGATCGAGCATATCTTGGCGACCGGCGTCGTACTCGATAAAGCGATGCTCTACTTCGACGCCCGCGTGTCCAGTAAATATCCGACGGTCGAAATCCGCGTCAGCGACGTCTGTCTGGACGCGGACGACACGGTGTTGATCGCGGCCCTCGCCCGTGCACTGGTGGAGGCCGCCGTCCGGGGCTGGCAGTCGGGCAAGGCTCCGGAACCTGTACCCGTTGCCATCCTGCGGCTGGCGGCGTGGCAGGCGAGCAGATGGGGAACCGAAGGCGATCTGCTGCACCCCGTAACGGGTATGCCCTGCAAGGCGGCCTACGTTGTCGGCTTGCTTCTCGAGCACGTCGGCGAGGCCCTCACGGATTACGGAGATGACGCCCAAGTGCAGCAGCTGTACGGACAGTTGCTTCACAGGGGAACCGGAGCACGGCAGCAGCGCGATGCGCTGGAGCGGACCGGTTCGCTGGAGGGCGTTGTTGCCGAAGCCGTCCGCCGGACCCATCCCCAGAACTTTGGCATTATCCATAGCGCAACCGGGCGAAAGGGAACATCATGA
- a CDS encoding acyltransferase: MWIGARATILPGVTIGPGAIIAAGAVVTKDCEPHTLYAGNPAKPVKSYAVS, encoded by the coding sequence GTGTGGATTGGTGCACGCGCCACCATCCTGCCCGGTGTGACCATTGGCCCCGGCGCAATAATCGCTGCCGGGGCCGTAGTCACCAAGGACTGTGAGCCGCATACGCTCTACGCCGGGAACCCAGCCAAGCCCGTCAAGTCCTACGCGGTGAGTTGA
- a CDS encoding glycosyl hydrolase family 28-related protein, whose product MTVLGEIQAALIATIADEATTIKPGGTIIDAVSNGVDNTGATDAWAAIAALAASATAGDIVYLRPGTYSITSSGRVELPAGVTLRGAGKATKILRKNWTLSSIIRGKGVYTPTPTTTLTADAVRGAKTLTVASTTGIKAGDHFILGVDRLFTPTSVANAGEYVRVMTVNSATQITLHGAVRDNYAVAAEASLRKVVMHEGGGVESMLFADSEPGQHSAGNVEFKHAKNITHRDVHSDGCGGHKLITSIASLTAMWNHAQPRTSPTIRVSASSGTASTSSAPARTS is encoded by the coding sequence GTGACGGTTCTCGGAGAGATTCAAGCTGCACTTATTGCCACAATTGCGGACGAGGCTACGACCATCAAACCGGGTGGAACGATCATCGACGCGGTATCCAACGGCGTGGATAACACCGGGGCAACGGATGCGTGGGCTGCAATTGCTGCCCTGGCGGCATCCGCAACAGCCGGCGACATTGTTTACCTTCGCCCAGGAACTTACAGCATCACCTCTTCCGGTCGCGTCGAGCTGCCCGCTGGGGTAACACTGCGCGGCGCCGGCAAGGCGACCAAGATTCTCCGTAAGAACTGGACGCTCAGCAGCATCATCCGAGGCAAGGGCGTCTACACGCCAACGCCTACCACCACACTCACCGCTGATGCTGTGCGCGGGGCTAAAACTCTTACCGTGGCATCAACCACTGGCATCAAAGCTGGCGACCACTTCATCCTTGGCGTGGACCGGCTATTCACGCCAACATCCGTGGCGAACGCAGGCGAGTATGTGCGCGTGATGACAGTGAATAGCGCCACGCAGATCACACTGCACGGTGCCGTAAGAGATAACTACGCGGTCGCCGCTGAGGCATCACTCCGCAAAGTCGTCATGCACGAAGGTGGCGGCGTGGAGTCGATGCTGTTTGCCGACTCAGAGCCGGGGCAGCACTCGGCGGGAAACGTGGAGTTCAAGCACGCAAAGAACATCACCCACCGCGATGTCCACTCGGATGGTTGCGGTGGGCACAAGCTTATTACTTCGATAGCGTCATTGACAGCCATGTGGAATCATGCTCAACCGCGAACCAGCCCGACAATACGGGTATCGGCCTCGTCGGGTACGGCGTCAACGTCTTCGGCCCCTGCGAGAACATCGTAA
- a CDS encoding sugar transferase produces MTDQELQLAGAAQTYAMVSVVLGLMWLVALMITQSRALPVLGVGNDEYRRVINATIGTFGAFAIAAMLLKYDVARGYLAIALPVGLGLLLLSRHAWRLWLGRQRSKGNYTDRAIIVGSVSDVTFVGDKIFKSPQTGYRLLGAAIRGTEESQVTLSTGHSIPVISSPESVVQAVKDHNFDTVIVAGTAQNGQRYLKELSWELEGTNTSLVVASKLVDVAGPRIHWRPVEGLPLMNVEMPQYDGAKFTWKRSLDVVASAFGLIVLSPVMLAIAIAIKLDNPGPVFFRQERVGIQGSRFHMMKFRSMVVDAEARLKELAEQNEGNGTLFKMKRDPRVTRVGAFIRKYSLDEVPQLWNVLIGDMSLVGPRPPLEREVAVYEQHTHRRLLVRPGITGLWQVSGRSDLSWEESVRLDLYYVENWSLAGDLTIIMRTIKAVVAKDGAY; encoded by the coding sequence GTGACAGATCAGGAACTCCAGCTCGCCGGTGCCGCACAGACCTATGCAATGGTTTCTGTCGTCCTCGGGCTCATGTGGCTCGTCGCGCTCATGATTACCCAAAGCCGCGCTCTTCCTGTCCTCGGCGTCGGGAATGACGAGTACCGTCGGGTCATCAACGCCACCATCGGGACATTCGGCGCCTTCGCCATCGCCGCCATGCTGTTGAAATACGACGTCGCGCGAGGTTACCTCGCCATCGCCCTGCCTGTAGGACTCGGTCTGCTCCTCCTATCCCGGCATGCTTGGCGCCTGTGGCTGGGCCGGCAGCGCTCCAAGGGAAACTACACAGACCGCGCTATCATCGTTGGCTCGGTCTCGGACGTTACTTTCGTGGGCGACAAGATCTTTAAGTCCCCGCAGACGGGCTATCGGCTGCTCGGTGCCGCCATTCGAGGAACTGAGGAATCTCAGGTCACGCTTTCCACAGGCCACAGCATTCCAGTCATCAGCTCTCCGGAGTCCGTCGTTCAGGCGGTCAAGGACCATAATTTCGACACTGTTATAGTGGCCGGCACAGCACAGAACGGCCAGCGTTACCTCAAGGAACTGAGCTGGGAGCTCGAGGGAACCAACACATCCCTCGTTGTCGCCAGCAAGCTGGTCGACGTTGCTGGTCCGCGAATCCATTGGCGGCCGGTCGAGGGCCTGCCGTTGATGAATGTCGAGATGCCACAGTACGACGGCGCCAAGTTCACCTGGAAGCGGTCCCTCGATGTCGTTGCTTCGGCCTTCGGCCTTATCGTTCTTTCACCCGTCATGCTCGCCATCGCCATCGCGATCAAGCTCGACAATCCGGGCCCGGTGTTTTTCCGTCAGGAGCGCGTAGGCATCCAGGGCAGCCGGTTCCACATGATGAAGTTCCGGTCCATGGTTGTTGACGCCGAGGCACGGCTGAAGGAACTGGCGGAGCAGAACGAGGGCAACGGCACGCTGTTCAAGATGAAGCGTGACCCGCGGGTAACCCGCGTCGGTGCTTTTATCCGCAAGTACTCCCTCGATGAAGTACCCCAACTCTGGAACGTCCTGATTGGCGACATGAGCCTGGTCGGCCCGCGTCCGCCATTGGAGCGGGAAGTTGCTGTATATGAGCAGCACACCCACCGTCGACTTCTTGTACGTCCCGGCATTACTGGTCTGTGGCAAGTCAGCGGCCGCTCGGACCTCTCCTGGGAGGAGAGCGTACGCCTCGACCTTTACTACGTGGAGAACTGGTCCTTGGCCGGGGACCTGACCATCATTATGCGGACCATTAAGGCCGTTGTCGCCAAGGATGGCGCTTACTAA
- a CDS encoding polysaccharide biosynthesis tyrosine autokinase — MELNQTEEQPQGLELRDYLRVLHTYWRGIIAITLLVTLLAFGWTFLQKPVYEAQSMGLVTAGAGEDINQTLAGDNLAKSKATSYASVATTRPVAQAVIDELGLDTTPAQLIERIEVETPLDTAELRITASSEDPADARNLADAWVTALMNQVEEIETSGTGAEQAAVQIVALADAALPTSPVSPNVKLTLAIGAVIGLMLGLAYALIRNHLDRRIRSAEMIEKQFGVPVIGTIPVDKRMLDRRKVVETGTVEFQSDRASHAMSEALRELRTNLSFVDVDNPPRIIVVTSSMPGEGKSTVTANLAVTIAASGKRVVVVDGDLRRPVVTSMFDLVPGAGVTDVLSGQADLEDVLQVWGQVPNLAVLGAGRVPPNPSELLGSHAMADMLEQLAAHATVLIDAPPLLPVTDAAILSKVADGAMVVLNAGKTTVDAFDKALGNLARVDAHVLGAILNRVPTQGADAAQYGYYGQYYQQDEEEPTQKGGRRKQKQPRRAPAPASAPVANFDSGSEEEFTALLSGEPLPARRTPQSRR, encoded by the coding sequence GTGGAATTGAACCAAACCGAAGAGCAGCCGCAAGGGCTAGAACTCCGGGACTATCTTAGGGTCCTGCACACATACTGGCGCGGCATCATCGCCATTACGCTTTTGGTAACCCTGCTGGCCTTCGGCTGGACGTTCCTGCAGAAACCTGTTTACGAGGCTCAGTCCATGGGTCTGGTGACGGCCGGCGCGGGTGAAGACATCAATCAGACTTTGGCCGGCGACAACCTCGCCAAGTCAAAGGCGACGAGTTACGCCAGTGTTGCCACTACGCGTCCTGTCGCCCAAGCCGTCATCGACGAATTAGGCCTCGACACGACACCGGCGCAGCTCATCGAGCGTATCGAAGTCGAAACTCCTTTGGACACCGCGGAGCTCCGCATCACGGCGTCTTCCGAAGACCCGGCTGACGCGCGCAACCTGGCCGACGCTTGGGTCACGGCATTGATGAACCAGGTCGAAGAAATCGAGACTTCCGGCACCGGCGCAGAGCAAGCTGCTGTGCAGATCGTCGCGCTGGCAGATGCGGCCCTCCCGACCTCGCCTGTCTCACCCAACGTCAAACTCACCTTAGCCATCGGGGCCGTTATTGGTCTGATGCTCGGCCTTGCCTATGCACTGATTCGCAACCACTTGGATCGGCGAATCCGTTCGGCGGAAATGATTGAGAAGCAGTTTGGCGTCCCCGTCATCGGAACTATTCCTGTGGATAAGCGGATGCTGGACCGCCGCAAGGTTGTCGAGACCGGAACCGTTGAGTTCCAGAGTGACCGAGCAAGCCACGCAATGTCAGAGGCCCTGCGTGAACTTCGTACGAACCTTAGTTTTGTCGATGTGGACAATCCCCCAAGGATCATCGTTGTCACCAGCTCGATGCCAGGCGAAGGCAAGTCAACTGTCACGGCTAACCTTGCGGTTACGATCGCGGCCTCCGGTAAGCGGGTAGTAGTTGTTGATGGCGATCTGCGGAGGCCGGTTGTAACCAGCATGTTCGACTTGGTTCCTGGTGCCGGCGTCACAGATGTGCTTAGCGGTCAAGCGGACCTCGAAGACGTACTGCAGGTATGGGGCCAAGTTCCAAATCTTGCCGTCCTCGGCGCGGGCCGAGTGCCTCCGAATCCCAGTGAACTACTTGGCTCCCACGCCATGGCAGACATGCTTGAGCAGCTCGCGGCGCACGCTACGGTCCTGATCGATGCTCCCCCGCTCCTGCCCGTCACCGACGCCGCGATTCTGTCCAAGGTGGCAGACGGCGCAATGGTGGTCCTCAACGCGGGCAAGACGACGGTGGACGCCTTCGACAAGGCGCTGGGTAACCTGGCCCGGGTCGATGCCCACGTGCTCGGCGCTATTCTCAACCGTGTGCCTACACAGGGGGCAGATGCGGCACAGTACGGCTACTACGGCCAGTACTATCAGCAGGACGAAGAAGAGCCCACGCAGAAGGGCGGCCGCCGGAAGCAGAAGCAGCCGCGCCGCGCTCCCGCGCCGGCCTCCGCACCGGTGGCAAACTTCGATTCGGGCTCAGAAGAGGAATTTACCGCTCTGCTGAGCGGTGAACCGCTCCCGGCGCGTCGCACGCCTCAATCGCGTCGCTAG
- a CDS encoding 50S ribosomal protein L25/general stress protein Ctc, with the protein MSDLKLAAEVRSEFGKGAARRARRNEQIPAVIYGHGAEPMHILLPAKATTLALRTSNALLTLDVEGEQHLALAKDIQRDPILQIVEHVDLLTVRKGEKVHVDVNVHVEGEVAPGAVLELEEYTVAVEADATALPESVTVNVEGRQVGEHIYARDLELPQGTTLVIEADALIAAISAPTVAEETEGAEGAAAEAAAPAESAE; encoded by the coding sequence ATGTCTGATCTGAAACTGGCTGCTGAAGTCCGCAGCGAATTCGGCAAGGGCGCTGCCCGCCGCGCCCGCCGCAACGAGCAGATTCCCGCAGTGATCTACGGCCACGGTGCTGAGCCGATGCACATCCTGCTGCCTGCCAAAGCAACCACCCTCGCACTGCGTACGTCCAACGCCCTGTTGACTCTGGACGTCGAGGGCGAACAGCATCTCGCCCTCGCCAAGGACATCCAGCGCGATCCGATCCTGCAGATCGTTGAGCACGTGGACCTGCTCACCGTCCGTAAGGGAGAGAAGGTGCACGTTGACGTCAATGTCCATGTTGAAGGCGAAGTTGCTCCGGGCGCTGTCCTAGAGCTGGAAGAGTACACCGTAGCAGTGGAAGCCGACGCTACTGCGTTGCCTGAGTCGGTTACCGTTAACGTTGAAGGGCGCCAGGTGGGCGAGCACATTTACGCCCGCGACTTGGAACTGCCGCAGGGCACCACCCTTGTGATCGAGGCCGACGCCTTGATTGCCGCGATCTCCGCTCCGACCGTTGCTGAAGAGACCGAGGGGGCTGAAGGCGCGGCTGCAGAAGCTGCTGCTCCCGCTGAATCCGCTGAGTGA
- the pth gene encoding aminoacyl-tRNA hydrolase has product MNSNTWLVVGLGNPGPGYSRNRHNIGQMVLDELATRIGGSFKSHKAHAQVLEGRLRLGGPKLVLAKPLTFMNLSGGPVSALSKFFDITPDHVVAVHDEIDIPFNTLKLKIGGGEGGHNGLRDMSKALGTKDYYRVRVGVGRPPGRMDTADYVLRDFGTTEKKELPFLLDDAADAVELMVEEGLLAAQQKFHSKIS; this is encoded by the coding sequence GTGAATAGCAACACCTGGCTTGTAGTCGGGCTCGGGAATCCCGGGCCCGGCTACAGCCGTAACCGGCACAATATTGGGCAGATGGTGCTGGACGAGCTCGCCACTAGAATTGGGGGATCGTTCAAGTCCCACAAAGCTCATGCCCAGGTCCTCGAAGGCCGGCTGCGGCTCGGCGGTCCCAAGTTGGTCCTGGCCAAGCCGCTCACGTTCATGAATCTCTCTGGCGGTCCGGTCTCGGCGTTATCGAAGTTTTTCGATATCACGCCCGACCACGTTGTAGCAGTGCATGACGAGATCGACATCCCCTTCAATACCCTCAAGCTCAAAATCGGTGGCGGGGAAGGCGGCCACAACGGTCTGCGCGACATGTCCAAAGCTCTCGGGACGAAAGACTATTATCGGGTCCGCGTTGGCGTGGGGCGTCCTCCAGGCCGCATGGATACGGCGGATTATGTACTCAGGGATTTTGGAACCACAGAGAAAAAGGAACTGCCGTTCCTGCTTGATGACGCTGCCGACGCCGTCGAGTTGATGGTCGAAGAGGGGCTGCTGGCAGCCCAACAGAAGTTCCATTCGAAGATCAGCTAG